CCTCAGAAGCTTCTTGAACAGAAATTTGATTAACACCTGCCCAACTCCAAACTAAGAACTCCTGACTATCTGAATATATGTACTATTCCCACCTTTTACAAGATTAATATGCTTACTTAACGTCTTTACAATAACATCTTTTAACTTATCTTCAAGGGTACTTCTCATCCCATCTTCCCAAAAAAATCAATGAAGTTATAGGTTAAAAATATTTACGATTGTACTTTCCGAAGTACTGCTATCATAGAAAAGTATATAAAGTATGAGTTACACACTATATTACGCAAAAAAAATTTGTACAAGAAGGAGTCTAATTAATTATGAGCAAGATTATAACTTTGGATGATCTATCAAAAGCGATAGCTAACCGAGTCGGTATAGACATAGAGGAGGCTAGGAGAGACGCTGGTTTTGTTATGGATATATTTGGTTACGATGACCGTGTTATAGATAACGTTCTTGATCCTGAGGATAGACAACTGTTTTATATCCTAGAAGAAGAAGGCATGCTGACTACTGAGCGCGAGGAAACAACTTTGTATGATGGCCGTGAGTGGCGTACACATTATTGGGTACTTAAGAAAAACACTATCTTAGAATATGCTAAGGATAAGAACAAGAGGTCTAGGGTTATTCTTCCTGAGAAACGGATTGTTAATAAGGAACCTGAGGATGAGGATCTTTATAGTACACTACCTGAGGATGTTTGGACTACTAGAAAAATCAACAGATAAAAGCCTCTCTCTAACTTTTTTAAAAAAATTAATAACCGTGTTATGGTTTTCAGTTCACTAAAAAATATCTGGGAGGTTAATATCTACTTTCTAGGTGATTACATATGCGAAGGAGAAAAATAATTATAAGCTCTGAATCTGTAACTGAGGGTCATCCTGATAAGATGTGTGATCTTATATCAGATGCTATACTTGATGAGGCATTGAGACAGGATAAATATTCTAGGGTTGCTATTGAAACTGGTACTAAGAATGGTGGTGTCATGGTTTTTGGTGAGATGACTACTTCTGGTTACATTGATATACCACATGTTGTTCGTGATACGATAAAGGGTATTGGTTACACAAAATCTGAGTATGGTATCGAATGGGAGACTTGTTCTGTTTGGGTTCAGATAACTGAGCAGAGCCCTGACATATATCGGGGTGTGTCTGGTAAGGGTTTGCATAAGGAGCAGGGTGCTGGTGATCAAGGTATGATGTATGGTTTTGCTTGCAGAGAAACAAAGGAGCTTATGCCTCTCCCTATTTCGCTCGCCCATAAACTTACTAAACGTTTATCTGATGTTAGAAAATCAGGTGGTATCTCTTATCTTAGGCCTGATGGTAAATCACAGGTTTCAATTGTGTATGATGAGAATGGTAAACCTCTGAGGGCTGATACTATTGTTGTTTCTACGCAGCATGATAGCGGTATATCTTACAGTCGTATAAGAAGGGATGTTATTGAGAAGATCATAAAACCTGTTTGTAAAGACTGGATTGATAAAGACACGGTTTATCATGTTAATCCCACCGGTTCTTTTATCAGGGGTGGACCATATGCTGATGCAGGTTTAACTGGTAGGAAGATTATTGTTGATACTTATGGTGGTGTTGGTAGACATGGGGGTGGTGCTTTTTCTGGTAAGGATCCTACAAAGGTTGATAGAAGTGGGGCTTATGCGGCTC
The nucleotide sequence above comes from Candidatus Thermoplasmatota archaeon. Encoded proteins:
- the metK gene encoding methionine adenosyltransferase, which translates into the protein MRRRKIIISSESVTEGHPDKMCDLISDAILDEALRQDKYSRVAIETGTKNGGVMVFGEMTTSGYIDIPHVVRDTIKGIGYTKSEYGIEWETCSVWVQITEQSPDIYRGVSGKGLHKEQGAGDQGMMYGFACRETKELMPLPISLAHKLTKRLSDVRKSGGISYLRPDGKSQVSIVYDENGKPLRADTIVVSTQHDSGISYSRIRRDVIEKIIKPVCKDWIDKDTVYHVNPTGSFIRGGPYADAGLTGRKIIVDTYGGVGRHGGGAFSGKDPTKVDRSGAYAARYIAKNIVASGVADKCEIQFAYAIGVAEPVSINIDCFGTNKIPIVKIEDIVREFFPVKPADIIEVLDLRRPIYKKTAAYGHFGREEPDFTWEKTDKAALIRKEAGLK